One window of the Deltaproteobacteria bacterium genome contains the following:
- a CDS encoding cysteine--tRNA ligase, with amino-acid sequence MAIYIYNTMSGQKEPLIPLTNGHVNIYVCGPTVYDMSHIGHARAYIAFDVVVRYLRRSYKVTYVRNYTDIDDKIIKRAAETNSSAAKIAERFINEYKKDMQVLSVLPADHEPQVTQYISEIIELISTLASKGFAYNTEGDVYYAVTKFDKYGALSKRNLEDIKTGARVELNEKKQNPLDFALWKAAKPGEPAWDSPWGKGRPGWHIECSAMSQKLLGETFDIHGGGKDLIFPHHENEIAQSQAATDKPIANLWMHNGFVNIDNEKMSKSLGNFFTIREVLEKFDPQALRYFLLTTHYRSPISFSDAALKEAEARVRYIYQTLARLEQAVQINDPTPPYREAWVGNIIERFVAAMDDDFNTAKAFGDLSDVFKLINDTLDRPQDNKVDQRTLSAIQKALKEIAAILGVFDEDPQVVLKRLEARRINELQVDATTIENLISERTAARKNKDFARADAIRQELAVMGVTIKDHPGGTSWEVS; translated from the coding sequence ATGGCCATATATATTTACAACACTATGAGTGGTCAAAAAGAACCACTAATCCCGCTAACTAATGGACATGTTAATATATACGTGTGCGGCCCGACGGTTTATGACATGAGCCACATTGGTCATGCGCGCGCTTATATCGCTTTTGATGTAGTTGTGCGCTATTTACGTCGCTCTTATAAAGTTACTTATGTACGCAATTACACTGATATTGACGATAAAATAATTAAACGTGCAGCAGAAACTAATTCTAGCGCCGCAAAGATAGCTGAGCGTTTTATCAATGAATATAAAAAAGATATGCAGGTGCTAAGTGTACTGCCGGCAGATCATGAACCACAAGTTACCCAATATATCTCAGAAATCATCGAGTTAATTAGCACGCTTGCAAGCAAGGGTTTCGCATATAATACCGAGGGTGATGTTTATTATGCTGTAACTAAGTTTGATAAATATGGTGCCTTGAGCAAACGCAATCTTGAGGATATAAAAACCGGTGCCCGCGTTGAGTTGAATGAAAAAAAACAAAATCCTCTAGACTTTGCGCTTTGGAAGGCGGCAAAACCGGGTGAACCTGCTTGGGATTCACCTTGGGGCAAAGGTAGACCTGGCTGGCATATTGAATGCTCAGCGATGAGTCAAAAACTCCTCGGCGAAACTTTTGATATTCATGGTGGCGGTAAAGATTTAATTTTTCCGCATCATGAAAATGAAATTGCGCAAAGCCAAGCAGCTACTGATAAACCGATAGCTAACCTGTGGATGCACAATGGCTTTGTTAATATTGACAACGAAAAGATGTCTAAATCATTAGGCAACTTCTTTACTATTCGCGAAGTGCTTGAAAAATTCGATCCGCAGGCGTTGCGCTATTTCTTGCTCACCACCCACTACCGCTCACCTATTAGTTTTTCTGATGCTGCTTTAAAAGAAGCCGAAGCGCGAGTGCGCTATATATATCAAACCTTAGCGCGTCTTGAGCAAGCTGTTCAAATTAATGACCCAACACCACCATATCGTGAAGCTTGGGTCGGCAATATAATTGAACGATTTGTCGCTGCCATGGATGATGATTTTAATACTGCCAAAGCCTTTGGTGACCTTTCAGATGTATTTAAACTTATTAATGATACACTTGATCGTCCGCAAGATAACAAAGTTGATCAACGAACTTTAAGCGCTATACAAAAAGCACTAAAAGAAATTGCCGCAATCTTAGGGGTTTTTGATGAAGACCCCCAAGTTGTTTTAAAGCGACTTGAAGCACGTCGAATAAACGAACTGCAAGTTGACGCCACTACTATTGAAAATCTAATTAGTGAACGTACTGCTGCAAGAAAAAATAAAGATTTTGCTCGCGCTGATGCCATTCGCCAAGAATTAGCCGTAATGGGGGTAACTATTAAAGACCATCCTGGCGGCACTTCTTGGGAGGTGAGCTAA